In one window of Megalops cyprinoides isolate fMegCyp1 chromosome 24, fMegCyp1.pri, whole genome shotgun sequence DNA:
- the c24h5orf22 gene encoding UPF0489 protein C5orf22 homolog isoform X2, with translation MKNIKMVHLDSHPDLLIAVNMPADTVFDKEALFSELSIENWIMPMVYAGHVSHVMWLHPYWAQQIREGEHSMCVGRDASTTTIRVTSTDDYFLSDGLYVPSDQLEEPKPLRLSVIRVTPAEEECGRGEETQERPTKRPRTQTVKAEEDGAAGSSQAACDCRLQPPGGSRTSASNGFGSGEKLQTQADSTTKAVAGLSSAIEPTDSFILDIDLDFFSCKNPFKEMYSQEEYAILQELYSFQKPSENADEDELSDCVERRVRQLEDLEAAFADLVEDDGEETVNRWSANPGMKSLAGLVQSLRSRTESPDYGMVHQAGLTCDYSELPHHVSSEGEIQRLVKAVHLILQALPKPTLVTISRSSLDEYCPAEQVDSIQHQVLVILETLYGSLDVHREYAGAESLVTSS, from the exons ATGAAGAATATAAAAATGGTCCACCTGGACTCGCACCCCGATCTCTTGATCGCTGTTAACATGCCAGCGGACACCGTGTTTGATAAAGAAGCATTGTTCAG TGAGCTCAGCATTGAAAATTGGATCATGCCCATGGTTTACGCTGGACACGTCTCCCACGTCATGTGGCTCCACCCCTACTGGGCTCAGCAAATCAGGGAGGGGGAGCACAGCATGTGTGTCGGGAGAGACGCCTCCACAACCACGATCAG GGTTACGAGCACGGACGATTACTTCCTCAGCGACGGGCTGTATGTGCCCAGCGATCAGCTGGAGGAGCCCAAACCCCTGCGTCTGAGCGTCATCCGGGTGACCCCGGCGGAAGAAGAGtgcgggaggggggaggagacgCAGGAGCGGCCAACTAAACGCCCGCGAACGCAGACCGTGAAGGCAGAGGAAGACGGTGCTGCTGGGAGCAGCCAGGCCGCCTGCGATTGCAGACTCCAGCCACCAGGTGGCAGCAGAACCTCAGCTAGCAATGGCTTTGGAAGCGGAGAGAAGCTGCAGACGCAGGCAGACTCAACCACAAAAGCTGTGGCCGGCCTCAGCTCTGCGATCGAGCCGACCGACTCCTTCATCCTAGACATCGACCTGGACTTCTTTTCCTGCAAAAACCCGTTCAAGGAGATGTACTCTCAG GAGGAGTACGCTATTCTACAGGAGCTCTACAGCTTCCAGAAACCCAGCGAAAACGCAGATGAG GACGAGTTGTCAGACTGTGTGGAGAGACGCGTTCGCCagctggaggacctggaggCGGCTTTTGCCGACCTGGTCGAAGACGACGGTGAAGAAACGGTCAATCGATGGTCAGCCAAcccagg gaTGAAATCCCTGGCCGGACTGGTGCAAAGCCTGAGGAGTCGAACAGAGTCTCCTGACTACGGGATG GTGCATCAGGCCGGGCTGACGTGTGACTACTCGGAGCTGCCCCATCACGTGAGCAGCGAGGGGGAGATCCAGCGGCTGGTGAAGGCGGTGCATCTCATCCTGCAGGCTCTGCCCAAACCCACGCTGGTCACCATATCCAG ATCCAGCTTGGATGAGTACTGTCCGGCCGAGCAAGTGGACTCGATCCAGCACCAGGTTCTGGTCATCCTGGAGACACTGTACGGCTCACTGGATGTCCACAGAGAGTACGCGGGGGCGGAGTCTTTGGTCACTTCCTCCTGA
- the c24h5orf22 gene encoding UPF0489 protein C5orf22 homolog isoform X3, translating into MPMVYAGHVSHVMWLHPYWAQQIREGEHSMCVGRDASTTTIRVTSTDDYFLSDGLYVPSDQLEEPKPLRLSVIRVTPAEEECGRGEETQERPTKRPRTQTVKAEEDGAAGSSQAACDCRLQPPGGSRTSASNGFGSGEKLQTQADSTTKAVAGLSSAIEPTDSFILDIDLDFFSCKNPFKEMYSQEEYAILQELYSFQKPSENADEDELSDCVERRVRQLEDLEAAFADLVEDDGEETVNRWSANPGMKSLAGLVQSLRSRTESPDYGMVHQAGLTCDYSELPHHVSSEGEIQRLVKAVHLILQALPKPTLVTISRSSLDEYCPAEQVDSIQHQVLVILETLYGSLDVHREYAGAESLVTSS; encoded by the exons ATGCCCATGGTTTACGCTGGACACGTCTCCCACGTCATGTGGCTCCACCCCTACTGGGCTCAGCAAATCAGGGAGGGGGAGCACAGCATGTGTGTCGGGAGAGACGCCTCCACAACCACGATCAG GGTTACGAGCACGGACGATTACTTCCTCAGCGACGGGCTGTATGTGCCCAGCGATCAGCTGGAGGAGCCCAAACCCCTGCGTCTGAGCGTCATCCGGGTGACCCCGGCGGAAGAAGAGtgcgggaggggggaggagacgCAGGAGCGGCCAACTAAACGCCCGCGAACGCAGACCGTGAAGGCAGAGGAAGACGGTGCTGCTGGGAGCAGCCAGGCCGCCTGCGATTGCAGACTCCAGCCACCAGGTGGCAGCAGAACCTCAGCTAGCAATGGCTTTGGAAGCGGAGAGAAGCTGCAGACGCAGGCAGACTCAACCACAAAAGCTGTGGCCGGCCTCAGCTCTGCGATCGAGCCGACCGACTCCTTCATCCTAGACATCGACCTGGACTTCTTTTCCTGCAAAAACCCGTTCAAGGAGATGTACTCTCAG GAGGAGTACGCTATTCTACAGGAGCTCTACAGCTTCCAGAAACCCAGCGAAAACGCAGATGAG GACGAGTTGTCAGACTGTGTGGAGAGACGCGTTCGCCagctggaggacctggaggCGGCTTTTGCCGACCTGGTCGAAGACGACGGTGAAGAAACGGTCAATCGATGGTCAGCCAAcccagg gaTGAAATCCCTGGCCGGACTGGTGCAAAGCCTGAGGAGTCGAACAGAGTCTCCTGACTACGGGATG GTGCATCAGGCCGGGCTGACGTGTGACTACTCGGAGCTGCCCCATCACGTGAGCAGCGAGGGGGAGATCCAGCGGCTGGTGAAGGCGGTGCATCTCATCCTGCAGGCTCTGCCCAAACCCACGCTGGTCACCATATCCAG ATCCAGCTTGGATGAGTACTGTCCGGCCGAGCAAGTGGACTCGATCCAGCACCAGGTTCTGGTCATCCTGGAGACACTGTACGGCTCACTGGATGTCCACAGAGAGTACGCGGGGGCGGAGTCTTTGGTCACTTCCTCCTGA
- the c24h5orf22 gene encoding UPF0489 protein C5orf22 homolog isoform X1 — MNSQGSKRIYAKLPVWIVEDHNDVVPYIYRAIASRHLPMKNIKMVHLDSHPDLLIAVNMPADTVFDKEALFSELSIENWIMPMVYAGHVSHVMWLHPYWAQQIREGEHSMCVGRDASTTTIRVTSTDDYFLSDGLYVPSDQLEEPKPLRLSVIRVTPAEEECGRGEETQERPTKRPRTQTVKAEEDGAAGSSQAACDCRLQPPGGSRTSASNGFGSGEKLQTQADSTTKAVAGLSSAIEPTDSFILDIDLDFFSCKNPFKEMYSQEEYAILQELYSFQKPSENADEDELSDCVERRVRQLEDLEAAFADLVEDDGEETVNRWSANPGMKSLAGLVQSLRSRTESPDYGMVHQAGLTCDYSELPHHVSSEGEIQRLVKAVHLILQALPKPTLVTISRSSLDEYCPAEQVDSIQHQVLVILETLYGSLDVHREYAGAESLVTSS, encoded by the exons atgaacagtcaaGGATCGAAAAGGATATACGCGAAGTTACCTGTATGGATTGTAGAAGACCACAACGAT GTCGTGCCCTACATATATCGTGCAATAGCTTCCAGACATCTTCCGATGAAGAATATAAAAATGGTCCACCTGGACTCGCACCCCGATCTCTTGATCGCTGTTAACATGCCAGCGGACACCGTGTTTGATAAAGAAGCATTGTTCAG TGAGCTCAGCATTGAAAATTGGATCATGCCCATGGTTTACGCTGGACACGTCTCCCACGTCATGTGGCTCCACCCCTACTGGGCTCAGCAAATCAGGGAGGGGGAGCACAGCATGTGTGTCGGGAGAGACGCCTCCACAACCACGATCAG GGTTACGAGCACGGACGATTACTTCCTCAGCGACGGGCTGTATGTGCCCAGCGATCAGCTGGAGGAGCCCAAACCCCTGCGTCTGAGCGTCATCCGGGTGACCCCGGCGGAAGAAGAGtgcgggaggggggaggagacgCAGGAGCGGCCAACTAAACGCCCGCGAACGCAGACCGTGAAGGCAGAGGAAGACGGTGCTGCTGGGAGCAGCCAGGCCGCCTGCGATTGCAGACTCCAGCCACCAGGTGGCAGCAGAACCTCAGCTAGCAATGGCTTTGGAAGCGGAGAGAAGCTGCAGACGCAGGCAGACTCAACCACAAAAGCTGTGGCCGGCCTCAGCTCTGCGATCGAGCCGACCGACTCCTTCATCCTAGACATCGACCTGGACTTCTTTTCCTGCAAAAACCCGTTCAAGGAGATGTACTCTCAG GAGGAGTACGCTATTCTACAGGAGCTCTACAGCTTCCAGAAACCCAGCGAAAACGCAGATGAG GACGAGTTGTCAGACTGTGTGGAGAGACGCGTTCGCCagctggaggacctggaggCGGCTTTTGCCGACCTGGTCGAAGACGACGGTGAAGAAACGGTCAATCGATGGTCAGCCAAcccagg gaTGAAATCCCTGGCCGGACTGGTGCAAAGCCTGAGGAGTCGAACAGAGTCTCCTGACTACGGGATG GTGCATCAGGCCGGGCTGACGTGTGACTACTCGGAGCTGCCCCATCACGTGAGCAGCGAGGGGGAGATCCAGCGGCTGGTGAAGGCGGTGCATCTCATCCTGCAGGCTCTGCCCAAACCCACGCTGGTCACCATATCCAG ATCCAGCTTGGATGAGTACTGTCCGGCCGAGCAAGTGGACTCGATCCAGCACCAGGTTCTGGTCATCCTGGAGACACTGTACGGCTCACTGGATGTCCACAGAGAGTACGCGGGGGCGGAGTCTTTGGTCACTTCCTCCTGA